One stretch of Cohnella algarum DNA includes these proteins:
- a CDS encoding extracellular solute-binding protein, whose translation MKRWLIGLTVLSMAVFLWGCGGSSSSGGGEQTVLDGGAGESATELSYWTFVELHGQHFEKMLQKWNEQNPDRQIKLNVTVMPYDDMHNKLSIAVQTGKGAPDIADIEVGKFPDFLAGTPQLEPLNDVIDPYRDTTVESRIDLYSKDGQNYGVPTHVGASVAFYNTEILEAAGIDYATIKTWDDYKQAGIQLYEKTGKYMGTADTSAMWQESMLLSQQGADFTDDSGNPAVDSEAMVKALTLLRDLQDNNVIATIAGGQPDTEEAYGEFNSGNYASAMMPLWFMSRFTNYMADLSGKIAIAPMPVMEEGMPRSYGGGGTGTVVTKTAKDVQLAKDFLAFAKLSLDANIEIWNTLGFDPVNMDVWDMKDVTHNPENQFVQYFVNNPFDVLNEIKDEIRLIKSTAASPTINNVLGTVTLNEIFEDGRDVTEALNDAQRQIEQQLQ comes from the coding sequence ATGAAAAGATGGTTGATCGGGTTGACGGTGCTTTCGATGGCGGTGTTTCTTTGGGGATGCGGAGGCTCCTCGTCGTCCGGCGGCGGAGAGCAGACGGTGCTGGACGGGGGAGCGGGCGAGAGCGCGACGGAGCTTTCGTATTGGACGTTCGTCGAGCTGCATGGCCAACATTTCGAAAAAATGCTGCAAAAGTGGAACGAGCAAAACCCGGACCGGCAAATCAAGCTGAACGTGACGGTCATGCCGTACGACGACATGCACAACAAGCTGTCCATCGCCGTGCAGACGGGCAAGGGAGCGCCGGACATCGCGGATATCGAGGTCGGAAAATTCCCGGATTTTCTGGCCGGCACGCCGCAATTGGAGCCGCTGAACGACGTCATCGATCCTTATCGGGATACCACCGTCGAGTCGCGGATCGACCTTTACAGCAAGGATGGCCAAAACTACGGCGTTCCGACTCACGTCGGCGCCAGCGTCGCCTTTTACAATACGGAAATTCTCGAAGCGGCGGGCATCGACTACGCGACGATCAAAACGTGGGACGATTACAAGCAGGCCGGCATCCAGCTGTACGAGAAAACCGGCAAATACATGGGAACCGCCGACACGAGCGCGATGTGGCAGGAGTCGATGCTGCTCTCGCAGCAGGGGGCGGATTTCACCGACGACAGCGGCAACCCGGCCGTTGACTCGGAAGCGATGGTCAAAGCGCTGACCCTGCTTCGGGATTTGCAGGACAACAACGTGATCGCCACGATCGCCGGCGGGCAGCCCGATACGGAAGAGGCGTACGGCGAATTCAACTCGGGCAATTACGCCAGCGCCATGATGCCGCTTTGGTTCATGTCCCGGTTTACGAATTACATGGCCGACCTGTCCGGCAAAATCGCGATCGCGCCGATGCCGGTCATGGAAGAAGGCATGCCGAGATCGTATGGCGGCGGGGGCACCGGGACGGTCGTAACGAAGACGGCCAAGGACGTTCAACTGGCGAAGGATTTCCTCGCGTTCGCGAAGCTGTCACTGGACGCCAACATCGAAATCTGGAACACGCTCGGCTTCGACCCGGTCAACATGGACGTGTGGGACATGAAGGACGTCACCCACAATCCGGAGAATCAGTTCGTGCAATATTTCGTCAACAACCCGTTCGACGTATTGAACGAAATCAAGGACGAAATCCGGCTCATCAAGTCGACCGCGGCTTCCCCGACGATCAACAACGTGCTGGGGACGGTGACGCTGAACGAGATTTTCGAGGACGGCAGGGACGTAACGGAAGCGCTGAACGACGCGCAGCGGCAAATCGAGCAGCAGCTGCAATAA
- a CDS encoding carbohydrate ABC transporter permease, with amino-acid sequence MVKRFLYSQKVAPYVFVLPFVLVFLVFWLYPLGSSVQMSFQKTMLGQEAQWVGFANYAKLMGDTVFLKAVTNSVVYMVLTIAILVPIPMLFAVLINNRFMRGREFFKSALFLPALTSVVVAGTIFRLMFGEMEGSLINSFLGLFGVEPVKFLKGQTTGFVALLALATWRWLGVNMLYYLSGLKNIPDEYYEAASIDGASAWQKFARITVPLLKPTTIYVVTISIYAGLAMFIESMMLWNGNNSPKNIGLTIVGYLYRQGIEKNDLGYAAAVGIVLLVVAMAINLTQLAFTGMFKKED; translated from the coding sequence ATGGTCAAGCGTTTTCTGTACTCGCAGAAGGTTGCTCCCTACGTGTTCGTGCTGCCGTTCGTTCTCGTCTTCCTCGTCTTCTGGCTGTATCCGCTCGGCAGCTCGGTCCAGATGAGCTTTCAGAAAACGATGCTCGGGCAGGAGGCGCAGTGGGTCGGCTTCGCCAACTACGCGAAGCTGATGGGGGACACGGTGTTCCTGAAAGCCGTGACGAACAGCGTCGTCTACATGGTGCTGACGATCGCCATTCTCGTGCCGATCCCGATGCTGTTTGCCGTGCTGATCAACAACCGGTTCATGCGGGGCCGGGAGTTTTTCAAATCGGCCCTTTTCCTGCCGGCGCTGACGAGCGTCGTCGTCGCGGGCACGATTTTCCGGCTGATGTTCGGCGAAATGGAGGGCTCGCTCATCAACAGCTTCCTCGGGCTGTTCGGCGTCGAGCCGGTCAAATTTCTGAAGGGCCAGACGACCGGTTTCGTAGCGCTTCTGGCACTGGCGACGTGGCGATGGCTCGGCGTCAACATGCTTTACTATTTGTCCGGACTCAAAAATATCCCGGACGAGTATTACGAAGCCGCCTCGATCGACGGAGCTTCGGCCTGGCAGAAGTTCGCCCGGATCACCGTTCCGCTGTTGAAGCCGACGACGATCTACGTCGTGACGATCAGCATTTACGCCGGACTCGCGATGTTCATCGAAAGCATGATGCTGTGGAACGGCAACAATTCCCCGAAAAACATCGGGCTGACGATCGTCGGCTACCTGTACCGGCAAGGGATCGAGAAAAACGATCTCGGCTACGCCGCGGCGGTCGGCATCGTGCTGCTGGTCGTCGCCATGGCGATTAACCTGACGCAATTGGCCTTCACCGGCATGTTCAAAAAGGAGGATTAA
- a CDS encoding carbohydrate ABC transporter permease: protein MKKAFSIQIVLLILFAAVGVLVLIPFYAIALGSFKPGAELIRNGLNLSFDLSVMSFDNFAFLFGGDHAYFTWFFNSLLLTVVQVALTLLVSAVVSYGFAAYEFKGKNFLFICVLLIMMVPFEILLLPLYKMTFDLGLMNTYSAIVLPGIANASTIFFFRQYLRGIPGEIITAGRVDGANEYGIFVRLVLPIMKPAFAAMGILNGMNSWNNLLWPFMVLSDANKYTLPIGLKTLLTPYGNNYDLLIVGSFFSILPIFLLFLAFQKYFIDGMTAGAVKG from the coding sequence ATGAAAAAAGCGTTCTCGATCCAAATCGTCCTCTTGATCCTTTTTGCCGCCGTTGGCGTCCTGGTGCTTATCCCGTTTTACGCGATCGCCCTCGGCTCCTTCAAGCCGGGAGCGGAATTGATCCGCAACGGGCTGAACCTGAGCTTCGACCTGTCGGTCATGAGCTTCGACAACTTCGCCTTTCTGTTCGGCGGGGACCATGCGTACTTCACGTGGTTTTTCAATTCCCTGCTGCTCACGGTCGTTCAGGTGGCGTTGACGCTGCTCGTCAGCGCGGTCGTTTCGTACGGCTTCGCGGCCTACGAGTTCAAGGGGAAGAACTTCTTGTTCATCTGCGTTTTGCTGATCATGATGGTGCCGTTCGAGATTCTGCTTTTGCCCTTGTATAAAATGACGTTCGATCTCGGCCTCATGAACACGTATTCCGCCATCGTACTGCCGGGCATCGCGAACGCGTCGACGATCTTTTTCTTTCGCCAGTACTTGCGCGGCATCCCGGGCGAGATCATCACGGCGGGCCGCGTCGACGGCGCGAACGAGTACGGTATTTTCGTTCGCCTCGTCCTGCCGATCATGAAGCCGGCGTTCGCGGCGATGGGCATATTGAACGGCATGAACAGCTGGAACAATTTGCTCTGGCCGTTCATGGTGCTGAGCGACGCCAACAAGTATACACTGCCGATCGGCCTTAAGACGCTGCTGACGCCGTACGGCAACAATTACGACTTGCTGATCGTCGGTTCGTTTTTTTCGATATTGCCGATTTTCCTTTTGTTTTTGGCGTTCCAGAAATATTTTATCGACGGGATGACGGCCGGAGCCGTCAAAGGTTGA
- a CDS encoding alpha-N-arabinofuranosidase yields the protein MTTMRLNAKDRKGTISRHIYGQFAEHLGRCVYEGLWVGEESPIPNTDGIRNDVLEALKKLRIPVLRWPGGCFADEYHWMDGIGAKAERARMVNTHWGGVEENNHFGTHEFMRLCELLGTDAYISGNVGSGTVREMQQWVEYMTFDGESPMASMRKRNGREKPWKLPFFGVGNENWGCGGNMRPEYYADLYRHYQTYVRNYGDNNVYKIACGANSDDYAWTETLMREAGRHMDGLSLHYYTVPTGEWGAKGSATEFGASEWFRTLKQTLRMEELIVKHSEIMDRYDPEGRVGLIVDEWGTWYDVEPGTNPGFLYQQNTLRDALVAGVNLNLFHRYARRVKMANIAQMVNVLQAMVLTEGDKMLLTPTYHVFDMYKVFQDAELLDVEFESPPYVHDGDSIPQLSVSAAADSRGVVHLAVCNLHHAESASFECRVDGIEASGASGRLLTHSALNACNTFERPDAVAPVPFDGAALEGGTLRFALPPASVAVLSLE from the coding sequence ATGACGACGATGCGACTGAATGCGAAAGACCGAAAAGGAACGATCAGCCGGCACATTTACGGGCAGTTCGCCGAACACCTCGGCCGGTGCGTCTACGAAGGGCTTTGGGTCGGCGAGGAGTCGCCGATTCCGAATACGGACGGCATCCGCAACGACGTGCTGGAGGCGCTGAAGAAGCTGCGGATCCCCGTGCTCCGCTGGCCCGGGGGCTGCTTTGCCGACGAGTACCACTGGATGGACGGCATCGGCGCCAAAGCCGAACGGGCGCGGATGGTCAACACGCACTGGGGCGGCGTCGAGGAGAACAACCATTTCGGCACGCACGAATTCATGCGGCTGTGCGAGCTGCTCGGCACGGATGCTTATATCAGCGGCAACGTCGGCAGCGGCACCGTCCGGGAAATGCAGCAATGGGTCGAATACATGACGTTCGACGGGGAGTCGCCGATGGCAAGCATGCGGAAGCGGAACGGGCGGGAGAAGCCGTGGAAGCTGCCGTTTTTCGGCGTCGGCAACGAGAACTGGGGCTGCGGCGGCAACATGCGGCCGGAATATTACGCGGATCTGTACCGCCATTACCAGACGTATGTCCGCAATTACGGAGACAACAACGTGTATAAAATCGCCTGCGGCGCCAATTCCGACGATTACGCCTGGACGGAGACGCTCATGCGGGAGGCCGGACGGCACATGGACGGGCTGAGCCTGCATTATTATACGGTGCCGACGGGCGAATGGGGCGCCAAAGGCTCCGCGACGGAATTCGGGGCGTCGGAGTGGTTCCGGACGCTGAAGCAAACGCTTCGCATGGAAGAGCTGATCGTCAAGCACTCCGAAATCATGGACCGGTACGATCCGGAGGGCCGGGTCGGCCTCATCGTCGACGAGTGGGGGACGTGGTACGATGTTGAGCCCGGCACGAATCCGGGGTTTCTGTACCAGCAGAACACGCTGCGCGACGCGCTGGTCGCGGGCGTCAACCTGAACCTGTTCCACCGTTACGCCAGACGCGTGAAAATGGCGAACATCGCCCAGATGGTGAACGTTCTGCAGGCGATGGTGCTGACCGAAGGGGACAAAATGCTGCTGACGCCGACGTACCATGTCTTCGACATGTACAAGGTATTCCAGGACGCGGAGCTGCTGGACGTCGAGTTCGAAAGCCCGCCGTACGTCCATGATGGCGATTCGATTCCGCAGCTCAGCGTATCGGCGGCGGCGGACTCGCGAGGCGTCGTTCATCTCGCCGTTTGCAACCTGCACCACGCGGAGAGCGCGTCCTTCGAATGCCGCGTGGACGGAATCGAGGCGTCCGGGGCGAGCGGCCGCTTGCTGACGCATTCGGCTTTGAACGCCTGCAATACGTTCGAGCGGCCGGATGCGGTGGCCCCGGTTCCGTTCGATGGAGCGGCGCTCGAGGGCGGCACGCTCCGGTTCGCGCTGCCGCCGGCGTCGGTCGCCGTGCTGTCGCTGGAATAG
- a CDS encoding DUF6171 family protein, whose amino-acid sequence MARRRDGCKGCADSVRVSPDKLERLIAVALQGREAAAEAEAARRLAACRACPGLQYGTTCRYCGCLVDVRARLRGSACPHPGASRWRSEEGGRTDAGRRAEAGDGTDEGRRAEKGDGMDEGRRAETGDGMEEGRRAEKGDGTDEGHRAEKGDGTDEGHRAEKGDGTDEGRRAEKGDGMDRGGRA is encoded by the coding sequence TTGGCGCGGCGGCGCGACGGGTGCAAGGGCTGCGCGGACAGCGTCCGGGTGTCGCCCGACAAGCTCGAGCGGCTGATCGCGGTCGCCCTGCAAGGGAGGGAAGCGGCGGCGGAGGCGGAAGCCGCCCGGCGGCTTGCGGCTTGCCGGGCTTGCCCCGGCCTGCAATACGGCACGACCTGCCGGTACTGCGGCTGTCTGGTCGACGTTCGGGCGAGGCTGCGGGGTTCGGCTTGCCCGCATCCGGGCGCTTCCCGCTGGCGGAGCGAAGAAGGCGGACGGACGGATGCAGGTCGCCGGGCAGAGGCGGGCGATGGGACGGATGAAGGCCGTCGGGCAGAGAAGGGCGATGGGATGGATGAAGGCCGCCGGGCAGAGACGGGCGATGGGATGGAGGAAGGCCGCCGGGCAGAGAAGGGCGATGGGACGGATGAAGGCCATCGGGCAGAGAAGGGCGATGGGACGGATGAAGGCCATCGGGCAGAGAAGGGCGATGGGACGGATGAAGGCCGTCGGGCAGAGAAAGGCGATGGGATGGATAGAGGCGGCCGGGCATAA